A single Cottoperca gobio chromosome 7, fCotGob3.1, whole genome shotgun sequence DNA region contains:
- the LOC115010826 gene encoding PR domain zinc finger protein 15-like isoform X2, with the protein MEHESPDFVPSVFLSTKHRPKRKVKRKRRCRAADVETEEKMSPSRGDCPADLPSSAGAQEQTPSVLKEGETSPEEAESSTDRASPVKAPARSLHLHKMIPVVLLKHVFVSAGGFKCEKCNQNFPNIPQLMKHKQLHEEEEAAAAEEEEEEEAAAEEEDAEEEEEEEEEAAAEEEDAEEEGGSLVCEMCGKLFPGRARLSDHRCPSSFSCNMCDRTFVTSRNLKRHKLQHVKDGRKCPKCGVLFCKRHNHILFLPQADSITEYEDDSIEPSRPPRTPRTPPPASHTGIFSGIPAPLTAPAVSRLPPPVPRCKNASSQFKCPPYVCPAAFLQPLPPQHPELPPSLKLFSPQHLTSALLEVKRNSEYIFSKQRAVKQEPCELPLVPPDEQTVTHGRRERTAYDLEIVI; encoded by the exons AAAAAGACGTTGCCGTGCAGCCGATGTGGAAACGGAAGAAAAGATGAGTCCGTCTCGAGGGGATTGTCCCGCGGACCTCCCGTCCTCTGCTGGGGCGCAGGAACAGACTCCATCAGTGCTGAAG GAAGGAGAAACGTCGCCTGAAGAGGCCGAGTCCAGCACGGACAGAGCGTCACCAGTCAAAGCTCCGGCCCGCTCCCTGCACCTGCACAAAATGATTCCCGTCGTGCTGCTGAAACATGTGTTTGTATCAGCAGGAGGGTTTAAGTGTGAGAAGTGCAATCAGAACTTCCCCAACATACCACAGCTAATGAAACACAAGCAGCTgcatgaagaggaagaagcagcagcagcagaagaagaagaagaagaagaagcagcagcagaagaagaagatgcagaagaagaagaagaagaagaagaagaagcagcagcagaagaagaagatgcagaagaagaaggcggCTCCTTAGTCTGTGAAATGTGTGGAAAGCTTTTCCCGGGTCGGGCTCGTCTCTCCGATCACCGCTGTCCGTCTTCCTTCTCGTGCAACATGTGTGATCGAACCTTCGTCACGAGTCGGAACCTCAAGCGTCATAAACTGCAGCACGTCAAAGACGGCAGGAAGTGCCCAAAGTGCGGCGTCCTGTTCTGTAAACGTCacaatcacattttattcctgCCACAGGCCGATTCCATCACCGAGTATGAAGATGACTCCATTGAGCCGAGCCGGCCCCCCCGAACCCCCCGAACCCCCCCTCCGGCCTCACACACGGGCATCTTCTCAGGGATCCCTGCGCCGCTAACAGCTCCCGCTGTGTCACGTCTCCCCCCGCCTGTCCCCAGGTGTAAGAACGCCTCGTCTCAGTTTAAGTGCCCCCCGTACGTCTGTCCTGCAGCCTTCTTgcagcccctccccccccaACACCCAGAGCTCCCGCCCTCACTGAAGCTCTTTTCACCACAGCACCTCACCTCGGCGTTACTCGAGGTTAAAAGGAATTCCGAATACATTTTCAGCAAACAGAGAGCTGTGAAGCAGGAACCGTGTGAGCTGCCGCTGGTTCCTCCAGACGAGCAGACGGTGACGCACGGCCGACGGGAGAGGACGGCGTACGACCTGGAGATTGTGATCTGA
- the LOC115010826 gene encoding PR domain zinc finger protein 15-like isoform X1, producing the protein MEHESPDFVPSVFLSTKHRPKRKVKRSNSSRRKRRCRAADVETEEKMSPSRGDCPADLPSSAGAQEQTPSVLKEGETSPEEAESSTDRASPVKAPARSLHLHKMIPVVLLKHVFVSAGGFKCEKCNQNFPNIPQLMKHKQLHEEEEAAAAEEEEEEEAAAEEEDAEEEEEEEEEAAAEEEDAEEEGGSLVCEMCGKLFPGRARLSDHRCPSSFSCNMCDRTFVTSRNLKRHKLQHVKDGRKCPKCGVLFCKRHNHILFLPQADSITEYEDDSIEPSRPPRTPRTPPPASHTGIFSGIPAPLTAPAVSRLPPPVPRCKNASSQFKCPPYVCPAAFLQPLPPQHPELPPSLKLFSPQHLTSALLEVKRNSEYIFSKQRAVKQEPCELPLVPPDEQTVTHGRRERTAYDLEIVI; encoded by the exons ATCAAATTCTTCTCGTAGAAAAAGACGTTGCCGTGCAGCCGATGTGGAAACGGAAGAAAAGATGAGTCCGTCTCGAGGGGATTGTCCCGCGGACCTCCCGTCCTCTGCTGGGGCGCAGGAACAGACTCCATCAGTGCTGAAG GAAGGAGAAACGTCGCCTGAAGAGGCCGAGTCCAGCACGGACAGAGCGTCACCAGTCAAAGCTCCGGCCCGCTCCCTGCACCTGCACAAAATGATTCCCGTCGTGCTGCTGAAACATGTGTTTGTATCAGCAGGAGGGTTTAAGTGTGAGAAGTGCAATCAGAACTTCCCCAACATACCACAGCTAATGAAACACAAGCAGCTgcatgaagaggaagaagcagcagcagcagaagaagaagaagaagaagaagcagcagcagaagaagaagatgcagaagaagaagaagaagaagaagaagaagcagcagcagaagaagaagatgcagaagaagaaggcggCTCCTTAGTCTGTGAAATGTGTGGAAAGCTTTTCCCGGGTCGGGCTCGTCTCTCCGATCACCGCTGTCCGTCTTCCTTCTCGTGCAACATGTGTGATCGAACCTTCGTCACGAGTCGGAACCTCAAGCGTCATAAACTGCAGCACGTCAAAGACGGCAGGAAGTGCCCAAAGTGCGGCGTCCTGTTCTGTAAACGTCacaatcacattttattcctgCCACAGGCCGATTCCATCACCGAGTATGAAGATGACTCCATTGAGCCGAGCCGGCCCCCCCGAACCCCCCGAACCCCCCCTCCGGCCTCACACACGGGCATCTTCTCAGGGATCCCTGCGCCGCTAACAGCTCCCGCTGTGTCACGTCTCCCCCCGCCTGTCCCCAGGTGTAAGAACGCCTCGTCTCAGTTTAAGTGCCCCCCGTACGTCTGTCCTGCAGCCTTCTTgcagcccctccccccccaACACCCAGAGCTCCCGCCCTCACTGAAGCTCTTTTCACCACAGCACCTCACCTCGGCGTTACTCGAGGTTAAAAGGAATTCCGAATACATTTTCAGCAAACAGAGAGCTGTGAAGCAGGAACCGTGTGAGCTGCCGCTGGTTCCTCCAGACGAGCAGACGGTGACGCACGGCCGACGGGAGAGGACGGCGTACGACCTGGAGATTGTGATCTGA
- the LOC115010826 gene encoding zinc finger protein 652-like isoform X3: MEHESPDFVPSVFLSTKHRPKRKVKRSNSSRRKRRCRAADVETEEKMSPSRGDCPADLPSSAGAQEQTPSVLKEGETSPEEAESSTDRASPVKAPARSLHLHKMIPVVLLKHVFVSAGGFKCEKCNQNFPNIPQLMKHKQLHEEEEAAAEEEEEEEEAAAEEEDAEEEGGSLVCEMCGKLFPGRARLSDHRCPSSFSCNMCDRTFVTSRNLKRHKLQHVKDGRKCPKCGVLFCKRHNHILFLPQADSITEYEDDSIEPSRPPRTPRTPPPASHTGIFSGIPAPLTAPAVSRLPPPVPRCKNASSQFKCPPYVCPAAFLQPLPPQHPELPPSLKLFSPQHLTSALLEVKRNSEYIFSKQRAVKQEPCELPLVPPDEQTVTHGRRERTAYDLEIVI; the protein is encoded by the exons ATCAAATTCTTCTCGTAGAAAAAGACGTTGCCGTGCAGCCGATGTGGAAACGGAAGAAAAGATGAGTCCGTCTCGAGGGGATTGTCCCGCGGACCTCCCGTCCTCTGCTGGGGCGCAGGAACAGACTCCATCAGTGCTGAAG GAAGGAGAAACGTCGCCTGAAGAGGCCGAGTCCAGCACGGACAGAGCGTCACCAGTCAAAGCTCCGGCCCGCTCCCTGCACCTGCACAAAATGATTCCCGTCGTGCTGCTGAAACATGTGTTTGTATCAGCAGGAGGGTTTAAGTGTGAGAAGTGCAATCAGAACTTCCCCAACATACCACAGCTAATGAAACACAAGCAGCTgcatgaagaggaagaagcagcagc agaagaagaagaagaagaagaagaagcagcagcagaagaagaagatgcagaagaagaaggcggCTCCTTAGTCTGTGAAATGTGTGGAAAGCTTTTCCCGGGTCGGGCTCGTCTCTCCGATCACCGCTGTCCGTCTTCCTTCTCGTGCAACATGTGTGATCGAACCTTCGTCACGAGTCGGAACCTCAAGCGTCATAAACTGCAGCACGTCAAAGACGGCAGGAAGTGCCCAAAGTGCGGCGTCCTGTTCTGTAAACGTCacaatcacattttattcctgCCACAGGCCGATTCCATCACCGAGTATGAAGATGACTCCATTGAGCCGAGCCGGCCCCCCCGAACCCCCCGAACCCCCCCTCCGGCCTCACACACGGGCATCTTCTCAGGGATCCCTGCGCCGCTAACAGCTCCCGCTGTGTCACGTCTCCCCCCGCCTGTCCCCAGGTGTAAGAACGCCTCGTCTCAGTTTAAGTGCCCCCCGTACGTCTGTCCTGCAGCCTTCTTgcagcccctccccccccaACACCCAGAGCTCCCGCCCTCACTGAAGCTCTTTTCACCACAGCACCTCACCTCGGCGTTACTCGAGGTTAAAAGGAATTCCGAATACATTTTCAGCAAACAGAGAGCTGTGAAGCAGGAACCGTGTGAGCTGCCGCTGGTTCCTCCAGACGAGCAGACGGTGACGCACGGCCGACGGGAGAGGACGGCGTACGACCTGGAGATTGTGATCTGA